A genomic region of Homalodisca vitripennis isolate AUS2020 chromosome 5, UT_GWSS_2.1, whole genome shotgun sequence contains the following coding sequences:
- the LOC124363546 gene encoding spore coat assembly protein ExsA-like, with the protein MNTLDNNEVWKSMKTLDNSEVWKSMKTLDNNEVWKSMKTLDNNEVWKSVKTLDNSELWKSMKTLDNNKVRKSMKTLDKNEVWKSVKTLDNSELWKSMKTLDNNKVRKSMKTLDNNEVWKSMKTLDNNEVWKSVKTLDNSELWKSMKTLDNNKVRKSMKTLDKNECMEINEDTG; encoded by the coding sequence ATGAATACACTGGATAACAATGAGGTATGGAAATCAATGAAGACACTGGATAACAGTGAGGTATGGAAATCAATGAAGACACTGGATAACAATGAGGTATGGAAATCAATGAAGACACTGGATAACAATGAGGTATGGAAATCAGTGAAGACACTGGATAACAGTGAGTTATGGAAATCAATGAAGACACTGGATAACAATAAGGTACGGAAATCAATGAAGACACTGGATAAAAATGAGGTATGGAAATCAGTGAAGACACTGGATAACAGTGAGTTATGGAAATCAATGAAGACACTGGATAACAATAAGGTACGGAAATCAATGAAGACACTGGATAACAATGAGGTATGGAAATCAATGAAGACACTGGATAACAATGAGGTATGGAAATCAGTGAAGACACTGGATAACAGTGAGTTATGGAAATCAATGAAGACATTGGATAACAATAAGGTACGGAAATCAATGAAGACACTGGATAAAAATGAGTGTATGGAAATCAATGAAGACACTGGATAA